From one Meles meles chromosome 18, mMelMel3.1 paternal haplotype, whole genome shotgun sequence genomic stretch:
- the CCDC103 gene encoding coiled-coil domain-containing protein 103 — protein sequence MERNDIIDFKALEKELQAALTADEKYKRENAAKLRAVEQRVASYEEFRGIVLASHLKPLERKDKIGGKRTVAWNCRATQRETSQDEATEVSQEKTLFQPETSADFYRDWRRHLRSGPERYEALLQLGGPKLGHLFQTDVGFGLLGELLVALADQVRPVDRLVVLGILRSLAGTGRFALNLSLLSPTERERCRGLFQKLQTTSAPRPTMEGLSQKERGLEEQPGELQEEERLLQELRALYQVD from the exons ATGGAAAGGAATGACATCATTGACTTCAAGGCTTTGGAGAAAGAGCTACAGGCTGCACTCACTGCTGACGAGAAATACAAACGCGAGAATGCTGCCAAATTACGGGCCGTGGAACAGAGGGTGGCTTCCTATGAGGAGTTCAG AGGGATTGTCCTTGCATCACATCTGAAGCCACTGGAGCGGAAGGACAAGATAGGAGGGAAGAGGACTGTGGCCTGGAACTGTCGTGCTACTCAGAGAGAGACCTCTCAGGATGAGGCCACTGAAGTCTCCCAG GAGAAAACACTTTTCCAGCCTGAGACCTCCGCAGACTTCTACCGTGATTGGCGTCGGCACTTGCGGAGCGGGCCAGAGCGCTATGAGGCCCTGCTGCAGCTCGGAGGTCCAAAGCTGGGTCACCTCTTCCAGACGGACGTGGGGTTTGGACTTCTAGGGGAGCTGCTGGTGGCACTGGCTGATCAGGTGAGGCCAGTCGACCGGTTGGTGGTGTTAGGGATCCTGCGCAGCCTCGCTGGCACTGGGCGCTTCGCCCTGAACCTGAGCCTGCTGAGCCCCACGGAGAGAGAGCGCTGCAGAGGCCTGTTTCAGAAGCTGCAGACCACGAGTGCTCCCAGGCCCACAATGGAGGGGCTCAGCCAGAAGGAGCGGGGTCTGGAGGAGCAGCCTGGTGAGctccaggaggaggagaggctcCTGCAGGAGCTGCGAGCGCTGTACCAGGTGGATTGA
- the FAM187A gene encoding Ig-like V-type domain-containing protein FAM187A, whose translation MNLAHTTVLLWVWGSLQAFEIVEKENIFQQTPCPAFLMFDNAAYLADMSFELPCRCKPEEVSTVVWYYQKHLGSDHTRVLTDFDGRVLTEESQVRVGSDMLVRFSIRMFSLLVFRAQPEDSGLYFCGTRKGDYFYAYDVDVQSGEGMVATFKDQGQEPFADEHRGNLHIFTTFWEWTPCDRCGVRGEQWRIGLCYLQSPDLSPRYRRTLPDVVSCGSQAVPQKLRAQAREHTPELLVQSCVVPCEKKEVREGMVAILSYVSKVGSRPWLPQVPIQFHQQRLGQGLIISCPGARPEHAVAWDKDRQYFYRTQYLRGVNRSMRVFIDHGNHLHIRFTQLSDRGIYYCWRQGVRVAGLRLGVTARGQHRASFSDPETRSAVQLTLIGYLVITAVFVTIHLCRCCCYVSRCWPNYSL comes from the coding sequence ATGAACCTTGCCCACACCACTGTGCTCCTGTGGGTGTGGGGGAGCCTCCAGGCCTTCGAAATTGTGGAGAAGGAGAATATTTTCCAGCAGACCCCCTGCCCAGCCTTTCTGATGTTCGACAACGCAGCCTACCTGGCAGACATGAGCTTTGAGCTTCCTTGCCGCTGCAAGCCCGAGGAGGTGTCCACCGTGGTCTGGTACTACCAGAAGCACCTGGGCAGCGACCACACCAGAGTGCTCACGGACTTCGACGGGCGGGTGCTGACGGAGGAGTCCCAGGTGCGCGTGGGCAGCGACATGCTGGTTCGCTTCAGCATCCGCATGTTCAGCCTGCTGGTTTTCCGGGCGCAGCCCGAGGACTCGGGCTTGTATTTCTGCGGCACCCGCAAGGGGGACTACTTTTATGCCTACGACGTGGACGTCCAAAGTGGGGAGGGCATGGTGGCCACCTTCAAGGACCAGGGCCAGGAGCCATTCGCAGACGAGCACCGCGGGAACCTGCACATCTTCACCACCTTCTGGGAGTGGACCCCGTGTGACCGCTGTGGAGTGCGAGGGGAGCAGTGGCGGATTGGCCTCTGCTACCTGCAGAGCCCGGACCTGTCCCCACGCTACCGCAGGACCCTGCCCGACGTGGTGTCCTGTGGCTCGCAGGCTGTGCCCCAGAAGCTTCGGGCTCAGGCCAGGGAGCACACCCCCGAGCTCCTGGTGCAGAGCTGCGTGGTGCCCTGTGAGAAGAAGGAGGTTCGTGAGGGCATGGTGGCCATCCTCAGCTATGTGTCCAAGGTGGGCAGCCGGCCCTGGCTGCCTCAGGTGCCCATCCAGTTCCACCAGCAGAGACTGGGCCAAGGACTCATTATTTCCTGTCCCGGGGCCCGGCCAGAGCACGCCGTGGCCTGGGACAAGGACCGCCAGTACTTCTACCGCACGCAGTACCTGCGAGGTGTCAACCGGTCCATGCGGGTGTTCATCGACCACGGCAACCACCTCCACATCCGCTTCACCCAGCTCAGTGACCGGGGCATCTACTACTGCTGGCGGCAGGGCGTGAGGGTCGCCGGCTTGCGGCTGGGTGTCACAGCCCGAGGCCAGCACCGGGCCTCGTTCTCGGACCCCGAGACTCGCTCCGCTGTGCAGCTCACCCTGATAGGCTACCTGGTCATCACGGCCGTCTTTGTCACCATTCACCTCTGTCGCTGCTGCTGTTACGTATCTCGCTGT